A single window of Streptomyces aquilus DNA harbors:
- a CDS encoding phosphatase PAP2 family protein, giving the protein MGDIRPGPPQLRPGRALAHTTGASGFGSPHRSDGHAPQTPRGARRSGPDGRPGTTPPVPGRPTSFFLLLLGLPALLLALITWQVVADGPLLRLDERVSRALLHPDRASELLADLGNIQVAVPILAVVLVYVALRARRTGTDRWWVPATAGAVLMALVPALIVPLKELTARHGTPVMPPGPGYFPSGHTATAAVAYGSATLLLLPWLRTAWARRALVALCALAVLGVSFGLVRRGYHWPLDVVASWFLCAVLLGSLWLFLNRRPRSSPSAEHS; this is encoded by the coding sequence GTGGGCGACATCAGGCCGGGGCCTCCCCAGCTTCGACCTGGTCGTGCCCTCGCGCACACAACCGGAGCCTCCGGCTTCGGATCTCCTCACCGATCGGACGGTCACGCGCCCCAAACCCCCCGGGGCGCGCGACGATCCGGTCCGGACGGCCGCCCCGGAACCACCCCCCCTGTTCCGGGGCGGCCGACCTCCTTCTTTCTCCTCCTTCTCGGGCTTCCGGCCCTCCTCCTCGCGCTGATCACCTGGCAGGTCGTGGCCGACGGCCCCCTGCTCCGCCTGGACGAGCGCGTCAGCCGCGCCCTCCTGCACCCGGACCGCGCCTCCGAACTCCTCGCCGACCTCGGCAACATCCAGGTGGCGGTGCCGATCCTCGCCGTCGTCCTGGTGTACGTGGCGCTGCGCGCGCGGCGTACCGGTACAGACCGCTGGTGGGTGCCGGCCACCGCAGGGGCCGTTCTGATGGCCCTGGTCCCGGCCCTGATCGTTCCGCTCAAGGAACTGACCGCCCGCCACGGCACCCCTGTCATGCCGCCCGGACCCGGCTACTTCCCCTCGGGCCACACCGCCACGGCCGCCGTCGCGTACGGCTCCGCGACGCTGCTGCTCCTGCCGTGGCTCCGGACCGCGTGGGCCCGCCGCGCCCTCGTCGCGCTCTGCGCGCTCGCCGTGCTCGGCGTCTCCTTCGGGCTGGTCCGGCGCGGTTACCACTGGCCGCTGGACGTCGTCGCCAGCTGGTTCCTGTGCGCGGTGCTGCTCGGGTCGCTGTGGCTCTTCCTCAACCGGCGGCCACGATCCAGCCCTTCCGCGGAACACTCCTGA
- a CDS encoding NAD(P)/FAD-dependent oxidoreductase: protein MAPSAMSRGSHSIKALSEAQPVPYWLDDPGKPHPEPALTGPETCDLLVVGGGYSGLWTALLAKERDPRRDVVLLEGREVGWAASGRNGGFCAASLTHGLGNGLTRWPDEIHRLEELGARNLDEIEKAVARYSLDCDFERTGEIDVATETYQAWELRDWYEEMQRQGLAEGVEFLDAEAVREQVDSPTFQAGLYDRRGVAMLNPAKLAWGLKRACVQLGVRVYEHTPALTLKPYGAGMAVRTPYGSVRARKVALGTNIFPNLVKRVRSYTVPVYDYALMTEPLTDDQLKEIGWRNRQGLGDSANQFHYFRLSADNRILWGGYDAVYQYGGRVRAEYDDRPETYAKLADHFFTCFPQLEGVRFTHAWGGAIDTCSRFSAFFGTAHHGNVAYAAGYTGLGVGATRFGADVMLDLLAGETTERTSLEMVRKKPLPFPPEPFAWTGIALTKWSLARADSHGGRRNLWLKTMDRLGLGFDS from the coding sequence ATGGCCCCAAGCGCCATGAGCCGTGGCAGTCATTCGATCAAGGCACTTTCCGAAGCCCAGCCGGTCCCGTACTGGCTGGACGACCCCGGCAAGCCCCACCCCGAGCCCGCCCTCACCGGCCCCGAGACCTGCGACCTGCTGGTCGTCGGCGGCGGCTACAGCGGACTGTGGACCGCGCTCCTCGCCAAGGAGCGCGACCCGCGGCGGGACGTGGTCCTGCTGGAGGGCCGCGAGGTGGGCTGGGCCGCCTCGGGCCGCAACGGCGGCTTCTGCGCCGCCTCCCTCACCCACGGTCTGGGCAACGGGCTGACCCGCTGGCCGGACGAGATCCACCGGCTGGAGGAGCTGGGCGCCCGCAACCTCGACGAGATCGAGAAGGCGGTCGCCCGCTACTCCCTCGACTGCGACTTCGAGCGCACCGGCGAGATCGACGTCGCCACCGAGACGTACCAGGCGTGGGAACTGCGCGACTGGTACGAGGAGATGCAGCGCCAGGGCCTCGCCGAGGGCGTGGAGTTCCTGGACGCGGAGGCGGTGCGGGAACAGGTCGACTCGCCGACCTTCCAGGCGGGGCTGTACGACCGCCGGGGCGTCGCCATGCTCAACCCGGCCAAGCTGGCCTGGGGTCTGAAGCGGGCCTGTGTGCAGCTCGGCGTCCGCGTCTACGAGCACACCCCCGCCCTGACCCTGAAGCCGTACGGCGCCGGCATGGCCGTACGCACCCCCTACGGGTCGGTCCGGGCCCGGAAGGTCGCGCTCGGCACCAACATCTTCCCCAACCTGGTCAAGCGCGTGCGCTCGTACACCGTCCCGGTCTACGACTACGCGCTGATGACCGAGCCGCTCACCGACGACCAGCTCAAGGAGATCGGCTGGCGGAACCGGCAGGGCCTCGGGGACTCGGCCAACCAGTTCCACTACTTCCGGCTCTCCGCCGACAACCGGATCCTGTGGGGCGGTTACGACGCCGTCTACCAGTACGGCGGCCGGGTGCGCGCCGAGTACGACGACCGGCCGGAGACCTACGCCAAGCTCGCCGACCACTTCTTCACCTGCTTCCCGCAGCTTGAGGGCGTCCGGTTCACCCACGCGTGGGGCGGCGCGATCGACACCTGCTCGCGCTTCTCGGCCTTCTTCGGGACCGCCCACCACGGCAACGTCGCCTATGCGGCGGGCTATACGGGCCTCGGTGTCGGCGCGACCCGGTTCGGCGCGGACGTGATGCTGGACCTGCTGGCGGGGGAGACCACCGAGCGGACCTCCCTGGAGATGGTCCGCAAGAAGCCGCTGCCGTTCCCGCCCGAGCCGTTCGCCTGGACCGGCATCGCGCTGACCAAGTGGTCGCTGGCGCGGGCGGACTCGCACGGCGGCCGGCGCAACCTGTGGCTGAAGACCATGGACCGGCTGGGGCTGGGCTTCGACAGCTGA
- a CDS encoding ATP/GTP-binding protein has product MDSDGTQDARGTHANPVPRPAGPPDAPRVPPQPGHSPGALVANWLNERRPEAEPGIWRFGYQRPKAARKAERLSPVTVAGMLIPLVVGIVFWSFWRRGEVPYEFTVLRLFTPDDWWWGGTLASPRELEGQAIPNPGEHALEIYSGISFAVLVYIVIRLGSLLTFARYFVGQKPQPARALIAALGALIALSFVFPDAFPVVGWNPVPVVRPLFSLILLSGGSEIFMSPWLTDLLYTLITLLVLLPFARLGGWLPLARTWLADRRRAPHGQDPAVVAEQPRARWPELREAGQYQAADLLAGELLAGRMNDVDCARIEHGWTRARRLGRLADFTDTVLRQGAAAFTHPSGARDLAHRAARHDLLTGQVRIGRWAEAERTPLAYGGVGAALGPETLRTSLLVVGPSGAGKTRQVIAPVAESLTLQALTGSCAVVVVCGAGTPLGADSAYDVVVRVGDPASVHDLDPYAEVDDPDEAAGFLAEALAGDLDTVGAERAVRPLAQLLGPYRAAYGRFPTLPVLRELLEGDPAGLADLRARLADDRYAAMRRELDARVRQTGAPGDPGPALADRLALLDRPAFDGFFGSAGFGSGGDAIRPFSLRAVAHHPLRVRIDLPRHGHEEAARLLARLVLAQFARVAQEGEGVRDHFVSLVLDDATGTVTPGSLRRIQRLRSQNAGVVLALRSVSDVPEALHGPLYGAVGCRMALSGVTTWDGSRFAEAWGTEWVETKDVAQHTVFADQPMTRLMHSLRKLVTGKAVTTEAVTVRQVERERWSASELAHAVPPGHAVLSLTTVKGEHAPPLLVDLRG; this is encoded by the coding sequence ATGGACAGCGACGGGACGCAGGACGCGCGGGGTACGCATGCGAACCCGGTGCCTCGTCCGGCGGGACCACCGGACGCGCCGAGGGTGCCGCCGCAGCCGGGACACAGCCCCGGCGCGCTGGTGGCCAACTGGCTCAACGAGAGGCGCCCCGAGGCCGAGCCCGGCATCTGGCGGTTCGGCTACCAGCGGCCGAAGGCGGCCCGGAAGGCCGAGCGGCTCTCCCCGGTGACCGTCGCGGGCATGCTGATCCCGCTCGTCGTCGGCATCGTGTTCTGGTCCTTCTGGCGGCGCGGCGAGGTGCCGTACGAGTTCACGGTGCTGCGGCTGTTCACACCGGACGACTGGTGGTGGGGCGGCACGCTCGCCTCGCCCAGAGAGCTAGAGGGGCAGGCGATTCCGAATCCGGGTGAGCACGCTCTGGAGATCTACAGCGGCATCTCTTTCGCTGTCCTTGTCTACATTGTGATTCGTCTGGGCAGTTTGCTGACTTTCGCCCGTTACTTCGTGGGGCAGAAACCTCAACCCGCTCGGGCACTCATCGCTGCCCTGGGTGCTTTGATCGCCCTAAGCTTCGTCTTTCCGGATGCTTTCCCGGTCGTCGGCTGGAATCCCGTGCCCGTGGTGAGGCCGCTGTTCTCCCTGATCCTGCTCAGTGGTGGGTCCGAGATCTTCATGTCGCCGTGGCTCACGGACCTGCTCTACACCCTCATCACCCTGCTCGTCCTGCTGCCCTTCGCCCGCCTCGGCGGCTGGCTGCCGCTCGCCCGCACCTGGCTCGCCGACCGCCGTCGCGCCCCGCACGGCCAGGACCCGGCCGTCGTCGCCGAACAGCCCCGCGCCCGCTGGCCCGAGCTGCGCGAGGCCGGCCAGTACCAGGCCGCCGACCTGCTCGCCGGTGAGCTGCTCGCCGGGCGGATGAACGACGTGGACTGCGCCCGCATCGAGCACGGCTGGACCCGGGCCCGACGGCTGGGCCGGCTCGCCGACTTCACGGACACGGTGCTGCGGCAGGGCGCCGCCGCCTTCACCCACCCCTCCGGCGCCCGCGACCTCGCCCACCGCGCCGCCCGGCACGACCTGCTCACCGGACAGGTCCGCATCGGCCGCTGGGCCGAGGCCGAGCGCACCCCGCTGGCGTACGGCGGGGTCGGCGCCGCCCTCGGACCGGAGACCCTGCGCACCTCACTGCTGGTCGTCGGCCCGTCCGGCGCCGGCAAGACCCGGCAGGTGATCGCCCCGGTCGCGGAGTCCCTGACGCTCCAGGCCCTCACCGGAAGCTGCGCCGTCGTCGTGGTGTGCGGCGCGGGAACGCCGCTCGGGGCCGACTCCGCCTACGACGTGGTGGTCCGCGTCGGCGACCCCGCCTCCGTGCACGACCTCGACCCCTACGCCGAGGTCGACGACCCCGACGAGGCGGCCGGGTTCCTCGCCGAGGCGCTGGCCGGCGACCTCGACACCGTGGGCGCCGAGCGCGCCGTACGGCCCCTCGCCCAGCTGCTCGGCCCCTACCGGGCCGCGTACGGGCGCTTCCCGACCCTGCCCGTGCTGCGTGAACTGCTCGAAGGGGACCCCGCCGGCCTCGCCGACCTCCGCGCGCGGCTCGCCGACGACCGGTACGCGGCGATGCGCCGTGAGCTGGACGCCCGCGTCCGGCAGACCGGCGCCCCCGGTGACCCCGGTCCGGCGCTCGCCGACCGGCTTGCCCTGCTGGACCGGCCCGCGTTCGACGGCTTCTTCGGCTCCGCCGGCTTCGGCTCCGGTGGCGACGCCATCCGACCGTTCTCCCTGCGCGCCGTCGCCCACCACCCGCTCCGGGTCCGCATCGACCTGCCCCGGCACGGCCACGAGGAGGCCGCGCGGCTGCTCGCCCGGCTGGTGCTGGCCCAGTTCGCGCGGGTCGCGCAGGAAGGCGAGGGGGTCCGCGACCACTTCGTGAGCCTCGTCCTCGACGACGCCACCGGCACCGTCACCCCCGGGTCGCTGCGCCGGATCCAGCGGCTGCGCTCGCAGAACGCCGGCGTGGTGCTGGCGCTGCGCTCGGTCTCCGACGTGCCCGAGGCCCTGCACGGGCCGCTGTACGGGGCGGTCGGCTGCCGGATGGCGCTGTCCGGGGTGACGACCTGGGACGGCAGCCGCTTCGCCGAGGCCTGGGGCACGGAGTGGGTGGAGACCAAGGACGTCGCCCAGCACACCGTCTTCGCCGACCAGCCGATGACCCGGCTCATGCACTCCCTGCGCAAGCTGGTCACCGGCAAGGCCGTGACCACGGAGGCGGTCACCGTCCGCCAGGTGGAGCGGGAGCGCTGGTCGGCGTCCGAACTGGCGCACGCGGTGCCGCCGGGGCACGCGGTGCTGTCGCTGACCACGGTGAAGGGGGAGCACGCGCCGCCGCTCCTGGTGGATCTGAGGGGCTGA
- a CDS encoding GntR family transcriptional regulator — protein sequence MTDIDSQFLRGLFDEEGSLYAGRGTALYRLYGVEGLLYVGISTCPLTRVRTHLRDKPWGPDVIGIRIEYPADAAAAERDAIRAERPRHNDTYNGRPEESWTRLADRLCADITAGRMLPGERLPSPRKLAASEGVAVWVGERAYQVLRERGLVRSVPRKGWIVAAG from the coding sequence ATGACCGACATAGACAGCCAGTTCCTGCGCGGCCTGTTCGACGAGGAAGGCAGCCTCTACGCGGGGCGCGGGACGGCGCTGTACCGCCTCTACGGCGTCGAGGGCCTGCTGTACGTCGGCATCTCGACCTGTCCGCTCACCCGGGTCCGCACCCATCTGCGGGACAAGCCGTGGGGTCCCGATGTCATCGGCATCAGGATCGAGTACCCGGCCGACGCGGCGGCGGCCGAGCGCGACGCCATCAGGGCGGAGCGGCCTCGCCACAACGACACGTACAACGGCCGCCCCGAGGAGAGCTGGACCCGGCTGGCCGACCGTCTCTGCGCCGACATCACGGCGGGCCGCATGCTCCCGGGCGAACGGCTGCCCAGCCCCAGGAAGCTCGCCGCCTCGGAAGGCGTCGCGGTGTGGGTCGGTGAGCGCGCCTACCAGGTGCTCAGGGAACGCGGGCTGGTCAGGAGTGTTCCGCGGAAGGGCTGGATCGTGGCCGCCGGTTGA
- the gabT gene encoding 4-aminobutyrate--2-oxoglutarate transaminase, with product MSALPQERRIVTAIPGPKSQELQARRLEAVAQGVGSVLPVFTARAGGGIIEDVDGNRLIDFGSGIAVTSVGASAEAVVRRASAQLADFTHTCFMVTPYEGYVEVAEALAELTPGDHAKKSALFNSGAEAVENAVKIARAYTKRQAVVVFDHGYHGRTNLTMALTAKNMPYKHGFGPFAPEVYRVPVAYGYRWPTGAENAGPEAAAQAIDQITKQVGPDNVAAIIIEPVLGEGGFIEPAKGFLPAIRQFAADNGIVFVADEIQSGFCRTGQWFACEDEGIVPDLITTAKGIAGGLPLAAVTGRAEIMDAAHAGGLGGTYGGNPVACAGALGSIETMKELDLNAKAKNIEAIMKARLGAMAEKFDLIGDVRGRGAMIAIELVKDRATKEPNPEATAALAKACHQEGLLVLTCGTYGNVLRFLPPLVIGEDLLNEGLDIIEQAFARI from the coding sequence ATGAGCGCACTTCCGCAGGAGCGCCGGATCGTCACCGCCATCCCCGGCCCGAAGTCGCAGGAGTTGCAGGCCCGCCGCCTCGAAGCGGTCGCGCAGGGCGTCGGCTCGGTGCTGCCCGTGTTCACCGCGCGGGCGGGCGGCGGCATCATCGAGGACGTCGACGGCAACCGGCTCATCGACTTCGGCTCCGGCATCGCGGTGACCAGCGTCGGCGCCTCCGCCGAGGCCGTCGTACGCCGCGCGAGCGCCCAGCTCGCCGACTTCACCCACACCTGTTTCATGGTCACCCCGTACGAGGGCTACGTGGAGGTCGCGGAGGCGCTGGCCGAGCTGACCCCGGGTGACCACGCCAAGAAGTCCGCGCTGTTCAACTCCGGCGCCGAGGCCGTCGAGAACGCCGTCAAGATCGCGCGTGCGTACACCAAGCGCCAGGCCGTCGTCGTCTTCGACCACGGCTACCACGGCCGTACGAACCTCACCATGGCGCTGACCGCGAAGAACATGCCGTACAAGCACGGCTTCGGGCCCTTCGCCCCCGAGGTGTACCGCGTGCCGGTCGCCTACGGCTACCGCTGGCCCACCGGTGCCGAGAACGCCGGCCCCGAGGCCGCCGCGCAGGCCATCGACCAGATCACCAAGCAGGTCGGCCCGGACAACGTCGCCGCGATCATCATCGAGCCGGTGCTCGGTGAGGGCGGCTTCATCGAGCCCGCCAAGGGCTTCCTGCCGGCGATCCGCCAGTTCGCCGCCGACAACGGCATCGTCTTCGTCGCGGATGAGATCCAGAGCGGGTTCTGCCGTACCGGGCAGTGGTTCGCCTGCGAGGACGAGGGCATCGTCCCGGACCTGATCACCACCGCCAAGGGCATCGCGGGCGGTCTGCCGCTCGCCGCCGTCACCGGCCGCGCCGAGATCATGGACGCCGCGCACGCCGGTGGCCTGGGCGGTACGTACGGCGGCAACCCGGTCGCCTGCGCCGGTGCGCTCGGCTCCATCGAGACGATGAAGGAGCTGGACCTCAACGCCAAGGCGAAGAACATCGAGGCGATCATGAAGGCCCGCCTCGGGGCCATGGCCGAGAAGTTCGACCTCATCGGCGACGTCCGCGGCCGTGGCGCGATGATCGCCATCGAGCTGGTGAAGGACCGCGCCACCAAGGAGCCGAACCCGGAGGCCACCGCCGCGCTCGCCAAGGCCTGCCACCAGGAGGGCCTGCTGGTCCTCACCTGTGGCACCTACGGCAACGTGCTGCGCTTCCTGCCCCCGCTCGTCATCGGCGAGGACCTCCTCAACGAGGGCCTCGACATCATCGAGCAGGCCTTCGCCCGCATCTGA
- a CDS encoding ABC transporter ATP-binding protein, translating to MTTVTNKNETGGDVRLSGISKTYDNGFTAVQPLDLTVPQGSFFALLGASGCGKTTTLRMIAGLEEPTTGTVFLGDQEVTHLPPYKRPVNTVFQSYALFPHLDIFENVAFGLRRRGIKSVKKQVEDMLELVQLGEQARKKPHQLSGGQQQRVAVARALINHPKVLLLDEPLGALDLKLRRQMQLELKRIQTEVGITFVHVTHDQEEAMTMADTVAVMNAGRVEQLGSPSDLYENPQTTFVANFLGTSNLIEAEVDTKNGDDIVLKAGGGKLVLPESRCSAPTTTGGKVLVGVRPEKISLTHADDAGEIPEGRNRITGKIAHSSFIGVSTQYVIDSAVCPEFEVYVQNIERDSRLTPGADVVLHWSPAHTFGLDAAQDIDAGVEEGAAA from the coding sequence GTGACCACCGTGACGAACAAGAACGAAACCGGCGGGGACGTCCGCCTCTCGGGCATCAGCAAGACGTACGACAACGGCTTCACGGCCGTACAGCCGCTGGACCTGACCGTGCCGCAGGGCTCCTTCTTCGCCCTGCTCGGTGCCTCCGGCTGCGGCAAGACCACCACCCTGCGGATGATCGCGGGCCTGGAGGAGCCGACGACCGGCACCGTGTTCCTCGGTGACCAGGAGGTCACCCACCTGCCGCCCTACAAGCGGCCGGTGAACACCGTCTTCCAGTCGTACGCCCTCTTCCCGCACCTCGACATCTTCGAGAACGTCGCCTTCGGTCTGCGCCGGCGTGGCATCAAGAGCGTCAAGAAGCAGGTCGAGGACATGCTGGAGCTCGTCCAGCTCGGTGAGCAGGCCCGCAAGAAGCCGCACCAGCTCTCCGGCGGCCAGCAGCAGCGGGTCGCCGTCGCCCGTGCCCTCATCAACCACCCCAAGGTGCTCCTCCTCGACGAGCCCCTCGGCGCCCTCGACCTCAAGCTGCGCCGCCAGATGCAGCTGGAGCTCAAGCGCATCCAGACCGAGGTCGGCATCACCTTCGTGCATGTCACGCACGACCAGGAGGAGGCCATGACCATGGCCGACACGGTCGCCGTGATGAACGCGGGGCGGGTGGAGCAGCTCGGCTCGCCGAGCGACCTGTACGAGAACCCGCAGACGACGTTCGTCGCCAACTTCCTCGGCACCTCCAACCTCATCGAGGCCGAGGTCGACACGAAGAACGGCGACGACATCGTGTTGAAGGCCGGCGGCGGCAAGCTGGTGCTGCCCGAGTCGCGATGTTCCGCGCCCACGACGACCGGCGGCAAGGTGCTGGTCGGCGTCCGCCCGGAGAAGATCTCCCTCACCCACGCCGACGACGCGGGCGAGATCCCGGAGGGCCGCAACCGCATCACCGGCAAGATCGCCCACAGCAGTTTCATCGGCGTCTCCACGCAGTACGTCATCGACAGCGCGGTCTGCCCCGAGTTCGAGGTCTACGTCCAGAACATCGAGCGGGACTCCCGGCTGACCCCCGGCGCCGACGTCGTCCTGCACTGGAGCCCGGCGCACACCTTCGGCCTCGACGCCGCCCAGGACATCGACGCCGGTGTCGAGGAAGGGGCGGCGGCCTGA
- a CDS encoding ABC transporter permease produces the protein MAFVNWLKRNLVVIAGLLTLGYLLLPNVVVTVFSFNKPKGRFNYEWQQFSTDAWKDPCGVAGMCGSLSISLRIAAFATIGATVLGTMIAFALVRYRFRARGAVNSLIFLPMAMPEVVMAASLLTLFLNMGAQLGFWTILIAHIMFCLSFVVTAVKARVMSMDPRLEQAAQDLYAGPFQTFVRVTLPIAAPGIAAGALLAFALSFDDFIITNFNAGSTVTFPMFVWGSAQRGTPVQINVIGTAMFLVAVLLVLTSMVVTSRRNKQKA, from the coding sequence ATGGCCTTCGTCAACTGGCTCAAGCGCAATCTCGTCGTCATCGCGGGACTGCTGACGCTCGGATATCTCCTGCTGCCGAACGTCGTCGTCACGGTGTTCTCCTTCAACAAACCGAAGGGGCGCTTCAACTACGAATGGCAGCAGTTCTCCACGGACGCCTGGAAAGACCCGTGCGGCGTCGCCGGCATGTGCGGCTCGCTGTCGATCAGCCTCCGGATCGCGGCGTTCGCGACGATCGGCGCCACCGTCCTCGGCACGATGATCGCCTTCGCCCTGGTCCGCTACCGGTTCCGCGCCCGCGGCGCCGTGAACTCGCTGATCTTCCTGCCGATGGCGATGCCCGAGGTCGTCATGGCCGCCTCGCTGCTCACCCTGTTCCTCAACATGGGCGCGCAGCTGGGCTTCTGGACGATCCTCATCGCCCACATCATGTTCTGCCTGAGCTTCGTGGTGACGGCGGTGAAGGCACGCGTGATGTCGATGGACCCGCGTCTCGAACAGGCGGCCCAGGACCTCTACGCGGGCCCGTTCCAGACCTTCGTCCGGGTCACCCTGCCGATCGCCGCCCCCGGAATCGCGGCGGGCGCGCTGCTCGCCTTCGCGCTCTCCTTCGACGATTTCATCATCACCAATTTCAACGCGGGCTCGACCGTCACCTTCCCCATGTTCGTCTGGGGCTCGGCACAGCGCGGTACGCCCGTTCAGATCAACGTGATCGGTACGGCCATGTTCCTGGTCGCCGTACTGCTGGTCCTGACCTCTATGGTCGTCACCAGTCGCCGTAACAAGCAAAAGGCGTAA
- a CDS encoding ABC transporter permease → MATLTEAPPPLAPTAPEKKPPRKRGRLVPYWLLLPGMLWLVVFFALPMVYQASTSVQTGSLEEGYKVTWHFATYWDALSEYWPQYLRSILYAGSATILCLVLGYPLAYLIAFRAGRWRNLIMILVIAPFFTSFLIRTLAWKTILADGGPVVGALNSLHVLDVTSWLGWTTGDRVLATPLAVVCGLTYNFLPFMILPLYTSLERIDTRLHEAAGDLYAKPVTTFRKVTFPLSMPGVVSGTLLTFIPAAGDYVNADLLGSTDTRMVGNVIQSQFLRILDYPTAAALSFILMAAILVMVTVYIRKSGTEDLV, encoded by the coding sequence ATGGCGACGCTGACGGAGGCGCCGCCGCCTCTCGCCCCGACCGCACCGGAGAAGAAGCCCCCGCGCAAGCGGGGCCGGCTCGTGCCGTACTGGCTGCTGCTGCCCGGCATGCTGTGGCTGGTCGTCTTCTTCGCGCTGCCGATGGTCTACCAGGCCTCCACGTCCGTGCAGACGGGCTCCCTGGAGGAGGGCTACAAGGTCACCTGGCACTTCGCCACCTACTGGGACGCCCTGTCCGAGTACTGGCCGCAGTACCTGCGCTCGATCCTCTACGCCGGCTCGGCGACGATCCTCTGCCTGGTCCTCGGCTACCCGCTCGCGTACCTCATCGCCTTCCGGGCGGGCCGCTGGCGGAACCTGATCATGATCCTGGTGATCGCGCCGTTCTTCACCAGCTTCCTGATCCGCACCCTCGCCTGGAAGACGATCCTCGCGGACGGCGGCCCGGTCGTCGGAGCCCTGAACTCGCTGCACGTCCTGGACGTCACCAGCTGGCTCGGCTGGACCACCGGCGACCGGGTGCTGGCCACCCCGCTGGCGGTCGTCTGCGGTCTGACGTACAACTTCCTGCCGTTCATGATCCTGCCGCTCTACACCTCGCTGGAACGCATCGACACCCGCCTCCACGAGGCCGCCGGCGACCTGTACGCCAAGCCGGTCACCACGTTCCGCAAGGTGACCTTCCCGCTGTCGATGCCGGGCGTCGTCTCCGGCACGCTGCTGACGTTCATCCCGGCGGCCGGTGACTACGTCAACGCCGATCTGCTCGGCTCCACGGACACCCGCATGGTCGGAAACGTCATCCAGTCGCAGTTCCTGCGCATTCTCGACTACCCGACAGCGGCCGCGCTCTCCTTCATTCTCATGGCCGCCATTCTCGTGATGGTCACCGTCTACATCCGCAAGTCCGGGACGGAGGATCTGGTTTAG